A single Oncorhynchus kisutch isolate 150728-3 unplaced genomic scaffold, Okis_V2 scaffold503, whole genome shotgun sequence DNA region contains:
- the LOC109885404 gene encoding zinc finger protein 883-like, with product MNQETLSLQPSSPLPLPESPGRTSPGNTLLLGLKRVSVRLVDCRKTPALRDSPNCHSLSRRGLSTWEADAEEAEKSLSRSEHLKKHQQRPTRKKPHCCSDCGKSYTSKVNLRGHQRIHTGEKPHCCSQCGVSLSSASALEGHMRIHTGEKPYQCSECGQRFKDNSGLRIHERIKHTGEKQHCCSDCGKRFVTSQRLKAHWRIHTGERPFHCSECGKSFKQASALSEHKLIHTGEKPHHCEQCGGSYSSAKLLRIHQRIHTGEKPYQCTDCGKNFRFLSSLRRHQLRHTGEKPHQCTECGKRFAVKTGLLRHNIVHTGEKGYQCPQCGKKLGSSNSLEQHKRTHTGQKPFHCSHCKLSFATNSALYKHQIIHTGEKPHSCNVCQRRFGRSDHLKIHMQIHTGEKPYHCSKCELSFTNNRSLKEHEVRHTEDKPHCCSQCGASLSSARALEGHMRIHTGEKPYKCSECGQKFAHRTDLGTHRRIHTGEKPYQCSDCKKSFPRLGSLKNHMFTHSEKKMYHCSQCESSCTTPDALRKHQLIHTGEKPYHCSHCDKSFLRQQSLKGHEHSHKGEKPFSCSDCGNNFATMATLRIHQRRHTGERPYQCPFPDCGKSFAQASALKVHKRRHTGEKPHHCDQCGMSFVTSGDLQTHSKRSHTAAQPVDSVFLDLIT from the exons ATGAATCAG GAAACactctccctccaaccctcctccCCCCTACCCCTCCCGGAGTCCCCGGGTCGTACCTCTCCTGGTAacaccttactgctgggtctgAAGAGGGTGTCTGTGCGGTTGGTCGACTGCAGGAAAACACCGGCGCTAA GGGACAGTCCTAACTGTCACTCTCTCAGTAGAAGGGGCTTGTCAACTTGGGAGGCTGATGCTGAGGAGGCAGAGAaaagtctctccagatcagaacacctcaagaaacaccagcagagacccaCACGGAAGAaacctcactgctgctctgactgtgggaagagttacaCCTCTAAAGTAAACCTTAGAGGACACCAGAGAATTCATACTGGAGAGAAACCTCActgctgctcccagtgtggagtGAGCCTCTCCTCTGCCAGTGCACTGGAAGGACACATGCGGATTCACACTGGAGAAAAACCATACCAGTGCTCAGAATGTGGGCAGAGATTTAAAGACAACAGTGGTTTAAGGATACACGAGAGAATAAAACACACCGGCGAAAAACAACACTGTTGCTCTGACTGCGGGAAGAGATTTGTTACATCCCAACGCTTAAAAGCTCACTGGCGGATTCACACTGGAGAGAGACCGTTCCATTGCTctgagtgtgggaagagtttcaaaCAAGCCTCAGCACTGTCTGAACACAAactaatacacacaggagagaagcctcacCACTGTGAGCAGTGCGGTGGAAGCTATTCCTCCGCTAAGTTACTCAGAATACATCAGAggattcacacaggggagaaaccttacCAATGCACTGACTGTGGGAAAAACTTCAGATTTTTATCTTCTTTAAGACGTCACCAGCTAAGACATACTGGAGAAAAGCCCCACCAATGTACTGAGTGTGGGAAGAGGTTTGCTGTTAAGACTGGACTCTTGCGACATAACATagtgcacactggagagaaagGATACCAATGTCCACAGTGTGGCAAGAAGCTAGGATCATCTAATTCTCTAGAGCAGCATAagcgaacacacactggacagaaaCCCTTCCACTGTTCCCACTGTAAATTAAGCTTTGCCACTAATTCAGCCCTGTACAAACACCAGATAATTCACACAGGTGAGAAACCACACAGCTGCAATGTTTGCCAGAGGAGATTTGGACGGTCCGATCACCTGAAAATTCACATGCAAattcacacaggagaaaagccataCCACTGCTCTAAGTGCGAGCTGAGTTTCACTAACAACAGATCTCTGAAAGAACATGAGGTCAGACACACAGAAGATAAACCTCACTGCTGCTCCCAATGCGGTGCTAGTCTTTCCTCTGCCAGGGCACTGGAAGGACACATGCGgattcacactggagagaaaccgtacAAGTGCTCTGAATGTGGACAGAAGTTTGCACATAGAACCGATCTTGGGACACACcgaagaatacacacaggagagaaaccctaTCAGTGCTCTGACTGCAAGAAGAGCTTTCCAAGACTTGGCTCATTAAAAAATCACATGTTCACACATTCAGAGAAGAAGatgtaccactgctcccagtgtgagTCGAGCTGCACAACGCCAGACGCATTGAGGAAACACCAGCttatacacactggagagaagccttaccactgctcccactgtgaCAAGAGCTTCCTTCGGCAACAGTCTCTCAAAGGACACGAGCATAGTCACAAGGGAGAGAAACCGTTCTCTTGCTCAGACTGCGGGAACAACTTTGCCACAATGGCAACCTTGCGAATTCACCAGCgaagacacacaggagagaggccaTACCAATGCCCTTTccctgactgtgggaagagttttgcccAGGCCAGCGCCTTGAAAGTTCACAAGAGAaggcacacaggagagaagccgcaccactgtgatcagtgtgggatgAGTTTTGTCACGTCAGGTGACTTGCAAACTCACTCCAAAAGAAGCCATACTGCTGCACAGCCTGTGGACTCAGTTTTTCTAGATCTGATTACTTAA